From a region of the Vagococcus coleopterorum genome:
- the groL gene encoding chaperonin GroEL (60 kDa chaperone family; promotes refolding of misfolded polypeptides especially under stressful conditions; forms two stacked rings of heptamers to form a barrel-shaped 14mer; ends can be capped by GroES; misfolded proteins enter the barrel where they are refolded when GroES binds), which yields MAKDIKFSVDARAAMVKGVDTLADVVKVTLGPKGRNVVLEKAYGSPLITNDGVTIAKEIELEDHFENMGAQLVSEVASKTNDIAGDGTTTATVLTQAIVREGLKNVTAGANPIALRRGIEKATTAAVKALHDISKQVDSKESIAQVAAVSSGSEKIGDLISDAMERVGKDGVITIEESKGIETELDVVEGMQFDRGYLSQYMVTDNDKMEAVLDNPYILITDKKISNIQEIVPLLEEILQQGKPLLIIADDIDGEALPTLVLNKIRGTFNVAAVKAPGFGDRRKAMLEDIAVLTGGTVITDDLGLELKDTTIESLGVARNVVVDKDSTTIVEGSGTKAAIADRVNFIKIQLADAVSEFDREKLQERLAKLSGGVAVINVGAPTETELKEQKLRIEDALNATRAAVEEGIVAGGGTALVNVAEKVAAVEATGDELTGVQIVLRALEEPVRQIADNAGLEGSVIVDKLKQVETGVGFNAATAEWVNMIEAGIVDPTKVTRSALQNAGSVASLILTTEAVIANKPEVHTPNMTDMDTMGMM from the coding sequence ATGGCTAAAGATATTAAATTTTCAGTAGATGCACGTGCTGCTATGGTAAAAGGTGTAGACACCTTAGCAGATGTGGTGAAAGTAACATTAGGTCCTAAAGGTCGTAATGTCGTTTTAGAAAAAGCGTATGGTTCACCACTAATTACCAATGATGGTGTAACAATTGCCAAAGAAATTGAATTAGAAGATCATTTTGAAAATATGGGGGCACAATTAGTTTCTGAAGTTGCCTCTAAAACCAATGATATTGCTGGTGATGGGACAACAACTGCTACAGTCTTAACTCAAGCGATTGTGCGAGAAGGATTGAAAAATGTGACAGCCGGAGCGAATCCGATTGCGCTTCGTCGTGGAATTGAAAAAGCAACAACAGCTGCCGTGAAAGCCTTACATGATATTTCAAAACAAGTTGATTCAAAAGAATCCATTGCTCAAGTAGCTGCGGTATCATCAGGTTCTGAAAAAATCGGTGACTTAATTAGTGATGCCATGGAACGTGTCGGTAAAGATGGCGTGATTACCATTGAAGAATCAAAAGGAATTGAAACAGAGCTAGATGTTGTTGAAGGTATGCAGTTTGACCGTGGTTATTTATCGCAATACATGGTGACAGATAACGATAAAATGGAAGCTGTCTTAGATAATCCATACATCTTGATTACCGATAAGAAAATCTCAAACATTCAAGAAATCGTACCGCTGTTAGAAGAAATCTTGCAACAAGGTAAACCTTTATTAATTATTGCTGACGATATTGACGGCGAAGCATTACCAACATTAGTCTTAAATAAAATTCGTGGGACATTTAATGTAGCTGCGGTTAAAGCACCAGGCTTTGGGGATCGTCGTAAAGCGATGTTAGAAGACATTGCCGTCTTAACGGGTGGAACGGTTATTACCGATGACTTAGGTTTAGAACTAAAAGACACAACGATTGAATCACTAGGGGTGGCTCGCAATGTTGTCGTTGATAAAGACAGTACAACAATTGTTGAAGGAAGCGGGACGAAAGCGGCGATTGCTGATCGTGTTAACTTTATTAAAATTCAATTGGCTGATGCAGTGTCAGAGTTTGATCGTGAAAAATTACAAGAACGATTAGCTAAATTATCAGGTGGAGTCGCTGTCATCAATGTAGGTGCTCCAACTGAAACTGAGTTAAAAGAACAAAAATTACGAATCGAAGATGCGTTAAATGCCACACGTGCTGCTGTTGAAGAAGGTATCGTTGCTGGTGGTGGAACAGCCTTAGTTAATGTGGCTGAAAAAGTTGCAGCGGTTGAAGCGACTGGTGATGAGTTAACAGGTGTGCAAATTGTGTTACGCGCCTTAGAAGAACCCGTTCGTCAAATTGCCGACAATGCTGGTTTAGAAGGATCTGTTATTGTTGATAAATTAAAACAAGTTGAAACAGGGGTTGGTTTCAATGCAGCGACAGCCGAATGGGTCAACATGATTGAAGCAGGAATTGTAGATCCAACAAAAGTAACCCGTTCTGCGCTACAAAATGCTGGTAGCGTCGCATCACTGATTTTAACAACAGAAGCAGTGATTGCGAATAAACCAGAAGTTCACACGCCAAATATGACTGATATGGACACAATGGGAATGATGTAA
- the groES gene encoding co-chaperone GroES yields MLKPLNDRIVLEVVEQEQMSAGGLVLTTAAKEKPQNGTVVAVGAGYILDNGNKMPLTVQIGDQVVFEKQAGHTVNYEGKDYLVLREKDIIAVIE; encoded by the coding sequence ATGTTAAAACCGTTAAATGATCGTATTGTCTTAGAAGTTGTGGAACAAGAACAAATGTCAGCTGGAGGGTTAGTCCTTACGACAGCAGCCAAAGAAAAGCCGCAAAATGGCACAGTAGTCGCAGTGGGAGCAGGCTATATCTTAGATAATGGCAATAAAATGCCGTTAACCGTACAAATTGGGGACCAAGTGGTCTTTGAAAAACAAGCAGGACATACCGTAAATTATGAAGGAAAAGATTACCTAGTCTTGAGAGAAAAAGATATTATCGCAGTGATTGAATAG
- a CDS encoding CPBP family intramembrane glutamic endopeptidase, protein MTINKYFFTTLITYILIYLSPVGITFCITKSANPNVNTMLSATAIAYIIGALIMLLQGRFLKQPLSVEKIKTAWPKVILWGIAGIFLAFVAQMAASIMEQLIIQAPLGSENTENIIDMIQFSPLFIINVSIAGPIMEELLFRRAGIGFLSQYISPVLSAAVTSLLFAIAHFDGHIIVYFIMGMTFYFLYQKTGSIWTSIIAHCGMNSLVLLIQLTQ, encoded by the coding sequence ATGACAATTAACAAATATTTTTTTACTACTTTAATTACCTACATTTTAATTTATTTAAGTCCGGTTGGCATCACTTTTTGCATTACGAAATCGGCTAATCCCAATGTGAATACCATGCTGTCAGCTACAGCAATTGCTTACATCATCGGTGCTCTTATTATGTTGTTACAAGGAAGATTCCTTAAACAACCATTATCCGTTGAAAAAATAAAAACCGCCTGGCCTAAAGTTATCTTGTGGGGAATCGCCGGTATTTTCTTAGCCTTTGTGGCACAAATGGCCGCTAGTATTATGGAACAACTCATTATCCAGGCACCACTTGGATCTGAAAATACTGAAAACATTATCGATATGATTCAGTTCTCACCGTTATTCATTATCAATGTGAGTATTGCCGGTCCAATCATGGAGGAACTCTTATTCCGTCGTGCTGGAATTGGTTTCTTATCTCAATACATTTCCCCTGTACTAAGTGCCGCTGTGACCTCACTATTATTCGCCATCGCTCACTTTGATGGTCATATTATCGTTTACTTCATCATGGGTATGACATTCTACTTCTTATATCAAAAAACTGGTAGTATCTGGACATCGATTATTGCCCACTGCGGCATGAACAGTTTAGTATTACTAATTCAATTAACCCAATAA
- a CDS encoding redox-sensing transcriptional repressor Rex gives MKDQVIPKATAKRLPLYYRYLKVLLDAGTEKVSSTELSEAIKVDSATIRRDFSYFGELGKRGYGYDVKSLLDFFSKTLSEDRLTNVVLVGVGNLGNALLKYGFHHNNNIRISAAFDVREDLVGRIVDGIPVYPMSEMAEQIKQQQIEIAIMAIPANSAQDTADLLIESGIKGIMNFTPVRLHTPADVQVQSVDLTNELQTLIYFLNHYTPSKEDKKG, from the coding sequence ATGAAAGATCAAGTGATTCCAAAGGCAACAGCAAAACGCCTACCTTTATATTACCGCTATTTAAAAGTGTTATTAGATGCGGGGACAGAAAAAGTTTCATCAACTGAGTTGAGTGAGGCAATCAAAGTGGATAGTGCGACAATCCGTCGTGATTTTTCATACTTTGGAGAATTAGGGAAACGCGGATATGGTTATGATGTGAAGAGCTTATTAGATTTCTTCTCAAAAACTTTAAGTGAAGACCGCTTAACAAATGTCGTTTTAGTTGGTGTTGGTAACTTAGGAAATGCCTTATTAAAATATGGTTTCCACCACAACAACAATATCCGTATTAGTGCAGCTTTTGACGTTCGTGAAGATTTAGTCGGACGCATCGTTGATGGGATTCCTGTTTATCCAATGAGTGAAATGGCTGAACAAATCAAACAACAACAAATTGAAATTGCCATTATGGCAATTCCCGCAAATTCTGCTCAAGATACTGCCGATTTATTAATTGAATCAGGTATTAAAGGAATTATGAACTTCACGCCAGTTCGTCTACACACGCCAGCTGATGTTCAAGTTCAAAGTGTTGATTTAACAAATGAGTTACAAACGTTGATTTATTTCTTAAACCATTACACACCAAGTAAAGAAGATAAAAAAGGCTAG
- a CDS encoding ABC-F family ATP-binding cassette domain-containing protein, which produces MILLQANQVARHFGGDILFENINLEIQDRSRIALVGRNGAGKSTLLKIIAGIDSTDDGTISKIKNLTLGYLDQHSGLMSARTVWDEMLTAFETIRKMENRLHHLENELGTASQDNQEDYQRLLKEYDQLQHDFNDQNGYGYEAEIKSVLNGFNFGPEFYGREIASLSGGQKTRLALAKLLLERPQLLILDEPTNHLDIQTLDWLENYLQNYRGALLIVSHDRYFLDKVVNEVYDLTRQKITHYKGNYSRFLTLKEEQLAADWKAFEKQQTEINKLEDFVARNIVRASTTKRAQSRRKQLEKMERMDKPQGDEKSARFLFNIAKESGNVVLQTEHAAIGYDQTILCEPVDLDIRKREAIALVGPNGIGKSTLLKSLIGDLPFIKGNVHLGSNVSIGYYDQEQAKLRSNKTVLQELWDEHPTTVEKDIRSVLGSFLFSGEDVEKTVPQLSGGEKARLALAKLSMDQENFLILDEPTNHLDIDSKEVLENALIDYEGTLLFVSHDRYFINRIATKVVELSATGSTLYLGDYDYYLEKKAEQEATTTETIEQELATDTSGKASFQQSKEAQRQERSLKRAIEKVETQLAEVEERQTTIEKEMTNPKYISDPGALMDLQKELTELETKQEALMEEWEEASLALENNQ; this is translated from the coding sequence ATGATTTTATTACAAGCTAACCAGGTGGCACGTCATTTCGGTGGCGATATCCTCTTTGAAAATATTAATTTAGAAATTCAAGACCGTAGCCGCATTGCGCTTGTCGGTCGCAATGGTGCAGGAAAATCAACTTTACTTAAAATCATTGCTGGTATTGATTCAACAGATGATGGGACGATTTCCAAAATAAAAAATCTAACGTTAGGTTATTTAGATCAACATAGTGGCTTAATGAGTGCTCGAACTGTTTGGGATGAAATGTTAACCGCATTTGAAACTATCCGTAAAATGGAGAACCGGCTTCACCATTTAGAAAACGAATTAGGTACAGCTAGCCAAGATAATCAAGAAGATTATCAACGACTACTAAAAGAATATGATCAATTACAACACGATTTTAATGATCAAAATGGTTATGGTTACGAAGCCGAAATCAAATCTGTTTTGAATGGTTTTAATTTTGGACCAGAATTTTACGGTCGTGAAATTGCCAGCTTATCTGGTGGTCAAAAAACACGGCTTGCTTTAGCCAAACTACTATTAGAACGCCCTCAGCTTTTAATTTTAGATGAACCGACCAACCACTTAGACATTCAAACTTTAGACTGGTTGGAAAACTATCTTCAAAATTACCGCGGCGCCCTTTTAATCGTTTCACATGACCGTTACTTTTTAGATAAAGTTGTTAATGAAGTCTATGACTTAACACGTCAAAAAATCACTCACTACAAAGGCAATTACAGTCGCTTCTTAACCCTTAAAGAAGAACAATTAGCAGCTGACTGGAAAGCATTTGAAAAACAACAAACGGAAATTAATAAATTGGAAGACTTCGTCGCTCGTAATATTGTCCGCGCTAGTACGACAAAACGTGCGCAAAGTCGTCGCAAACAGCTAGAAAAAATGGAGCGCATGGACAAGCCACAAGGTGACGAAAAATCGGCTCGTTTCTTATTCAACATTGCTAAAGAATCAGGCAATGTCGTCTTACAAACGGAACACGCTGCGATTGGTTATGATCAAACAATCCTGTGTGAACCTGTCGACTTAGATATTCGCAAACGAGAAGCCATTGCTTTAGTTGGTCCCAATGGTATCGGGAAATCAACTTTACTAAAATCCTTGATTGGCGACTTACCTTTTATTAAAGGCAATGTTCACTTAGGTAGCAACGTAAGTATTGGTTACTATGACCAAGAACAAGCTAAGCTTCGTTCAAACAAAACCGTTCTCCAAGAATTATGGGACGAACATCCGACAACCGTTGAAAAAGATATTCGTTCCGTCTTAGGAAGTTTCTTATTCTCTGGTGAGGACGTTGAAAAAACCGTCCCTCAATTAAGTGGTGGGGAAAAAGCACGACTAGCACTAGCTAAGTTATCTATGGATCAAGAAAACTTTTTAATCCTTGATGAACCAACCAACCATTTAGATATTGATAGTAAAGAAGTTTTGGAAAATGCCTTGATTGATTACGAAGGCACTTTACTCTTTGTTTCTCATGACCGTTACTTCATTAACCGTATCGCCACAAAAGTCGTCGAACTTTCAGCAACCGGAAGTACTCTTTACTTAGGTGATTACGACTACTACCTTGAGAAAAAAGCGGAACAAGAAGCCACTACGACTGAGACGATTGAACAAGAACTCGCAACAGACACTAGTGGAAAAGCTTCTTTCCAACAATCAAAAGAAGCTCAACGCCAAGAACGTAGTTTGAAACGCGCGATTGAAAAAGTTGAAACACAGTTAGCTGAAGTTGAAGAACGTCAAACTACCATTGAAAAAGAAATGACGAATCCTAAATACATTTCTGATCCTGGCGCACTAATGGACTTACAAAAAGAACTAACTGAACTAGAAACTAAACAAGAAGCCTTAATGGAAGAATGGGAAGAAGCTAGTTTAGCATTAGAAAATAACCAATAA
- a CDS encoding DHH family phosphoesterase yields MTVQDKIIEAIKKYNRIIIHRHQSPDPDALGSQGGLAEIIRASYPEKEVLLAGGEVGDLDFLVTMDDVTPEMYQGSLVIVTDTANAPRISGENYDLGDQLIKIDHHPDDSPYGDLSWVNTEASSCSEIIYDFYDLFKSELVLTTEAARLLYAGIVGDTGRFMYPATTAHTLQVAAYLRQLDFDAPLLNRQISEMPYKVAKLSGYVLQNLEMTEEGAARIILPHSVLEENNVTDADTSALISLPGQIDTVVSWGIFVEQPTGNYRVRLRSKGPIINEIAKNHDGGGHPLASGAKAKDLSEVDAIFSEIKLAVVNYK; encoded by the coding sequence ATGACAGTTCAAGATAAAATTATTGAAGCCATAAAAAAATATAACCGCATTATTATTCACCGTCATCAAAGTCCAGATCCAGATGCTTTAGGTTCGCAAGGAGGTTTAGCAGAAATCATTCGTGCAAGTTATCCTGAAAAAGAAGTTTTGTTGGCAGGTGGAGAAGTCGGAGATTTAGATTTTCTAGTAACCATGGATGATGTGACGCCAGAAATGTATCAAGGGTCATTAGTTATTGTGACGGACACAGCTAATGCACCAAGAATTAGTGGCGAAAATTATGATTTAGGAGATCAACTAATTAAAATTGATCATCATCCAGATGATTCTCCTTATGGTGACCTGTCATGGGTGAACACAGAAGCAAGTAGTTGTAGTGAAATTATTTATGATTTCTATGACCTGTTTAAAAGTGAGTTAGTTTTAACAACTGAAGCTGCACGTTTACTATACGCGGGGATTGTGGGAGATACAGGACGTTTTATGTATCCTGCAACAACAGCTCACACTTTGCAAGTTGCTGCTTATCTACGTCAATTAGATTTTGATGCCCCGTTATTAAACCGTCAAATTAGTGAGATGCCTTATAAAGTAGCTAAATTATCAGGTTATGTGTTGCAGAATCTTGAAATGACGGAAGAGGGCGCTGCACGTATCATCTTGCCACACAGTGTCCTTGAAGAAAATAACGTGACTGATGCTGATACGTCAGCGCTAATTTCTTTACCTGGTCAAATTGATACAGTGGTATCATGGGGGATTTTCGTAGAACAACCAACAGGTAATTATCGTGTTCGCTTAAGATCAAAAGGACCGATCATTAATGAGATTGCTAAAAATCATGATGGTGGAGGACATCCCTTAGCCAGTGGTGCGAAAGCCAAAGACCTTTCAGAAGTAGATGCAATTTTCAGTGAAATAAAATTAGCAGTTGTTAATTATAAATAA